Proteins encoded by one window of Massilia sp. NR 4-1:
- the xdhC gene encoding xanthine dehydrogenase accessory protein XdhC, producing MNDCLTAATVPAVLVTVAKVEGSAPRESGTKMLVTAATQFDTIGGGHLELRAVDMARAMLVASAQPAVQYERFPLGPSLGQCCGGVVWLSFEPVQGALAVVLDALRQRRNEDSWRLSAIDGAPASALFDARGQLLAGEAAPSLAALVSDHGGGTAAVARVVADDGGRRWLIDPVLAPRAHLVLFGAGHVGAAIVRALGELPCRVTWVDEREEMFPADLPPNVTVEATDAPEALVAAAPPGSSYLVMTHSHPLDQRLTEAILARGQVGWFGLIGSKTKRMQFEHRLQARGFAQERIAAMVCPVGLPGITNKAPAVIAASVCAQLLTVWEAQAASPSPGKN from the coding sequence ATGAACGATTGCCTGACGGCAGCCACGGTCCCGGCGGTGCTGGTGACGGTGGCGAAGGTGGAGGGCTCTGCCCCGCGCGAATCCGGCACGAAGATGCTGGTGACGGCGGCGACGCAGTTCGACACCATCGGCGGCGGCCATCTGGAATTGCGCGCGGTGGATATGGCGCGCGCCATGCTCGTCGCGTCCGCGCAGCCTGCCGTACAATACGAGCGCTTTCCGCTCGGCCCCAGTCTGGGACAGTGCTGCGGCGGCGTGGTCTGGCTCAGTTTCGAGCCGGTGCAGGGTGCGCTGGCGGTGGTGCTGGATGCGCTGCGCCAGCGCCGCAACGAAGACAGCTGGCGCTTGAGCGCCATCGATGGTGCGCCAGCCAGCGCCCTGTTCGATGCCCGCGGCCAGCTGCTGGCCGGCGAGGCCGCCCCGAGCTTAGCGGCCTTAGTCAGCGATCACGGCGGCGGCACAGCAGCAGTTGCCCGCGTCGTCGCCGATGACGGTGGCCGCCGCTGGCTGATCGATCCCGTGCTGGCGCCGCGCGCCCACCTCGTGCTGTTCGGCGCCGGCCATGTAGGCGCGGCCATTGTGCGCGCCCTGGGCGAGCTGCCTTGCCGCGTGACCTGGGTCGATGAAAGAGAAGAGATGTTCCCCGCCGATCTGCCGCCGAATGTGACGGTGGAAGCGACGGACGCGCCGGAAGCGCTGGTGGCAGCAGCGCCGCCCGGCAGCAGTTACCTGGTAATGACGCACAGCCATCCGCTCGACCAGCGCCTGACCGAGGCGATCCTGGCGCGCGGACAGGTGGGCTGGTTCGGCCTGATCGGCTCGAAAACCAAGCGCATGCAGTTCGAGCACCGTCTGCAGGCGCGCGGCTTTGCGCAAGAACGCATCGCCGCCATGGTATGCCCTGTGGGCCTGCCGGGTATCACCAACAAGGCGCCGGCCGTGATCGCGGCATCGGTTTGCGCCCAACTACTGACAGTTTGGGAAGCACAAGCGGCTTCCCCCTCTCCCGGAAAGAACTAA
- the guaD gene encoding guanine deaminase produces MQTATQNVQAYRASLLYFHADPALAENAHAWHEDGLLLVADGKILTAGDYATLQGEVPSGVQVRDYRGKIIMPGFIDAHVHYPQTDMIASPAPGLLPWLETYTFPTERQFADPAHAAQVADFFLDELLRCGTTTAMVYCSVHPQSVDAFFTASEGRGLRMIAGKVMMDRNCPDFLRDTAESGARETEELIQRWHKHARSLYAITPRFAPTSTEAQMQLAGELARKYADTYLQTHVSENQDECSWVKSLYPQARSYLDVYDRYGMLRPRAVYGHCIWLDDGDRARMADTKAAAAVCPTSNLFLGSGLFDFECADQAGMLMSLATDVGAGTSFSMLQTMNEAYKVARLKGSYLPAMRMFYLATLGAARSLQLEGTIGSLAAGNEADFIVLDPGATPLLERRRATCNSLEEQLFALALLGDDRAIAATYAAGRLVHERKQG; encoded by the coding sequence ATGCAGACTGCAACGCAAAACGTGCAAGCTTACCGAGCCAGCTTGCTGTACTTTCACGCCGATCCGGCCCTGGCCGAAAACGCCCATGCCTGGCATGAGGACGGCCTGCTGCTGGTCGCCGACGGCAAAATCCTGACGGCCGGCGACTACGCCACGCTGCAGGGCGAAGTGCCGTCCGGCGTGCAGGTGCGGGACTATCGCGGCAAGATCATCATGCCCGGCTTCATCGACGCCCACGTCCACTATCCGCAGACGGACATGATCGCCTCGCCGGCGCCGGGCCTGCTGCCCTGGCTGGAGACCTACACCTTCCCGACCGAGCGCCAGTTCGCCGATCCGGCCCACGCGGCGCAAGTGGCCGACTTCTTCCTTGACGAGCTGCTGCGCTGCGGCACCACCACGGCCATGGTGTATTGCAGCGTGCATCCGCAATCGGTGGACGCCTTCTTCACCGCCAGCGAAGGGCGCGGCCTGCGCATGATCGCCGGCAAGGTGATGATGGACCGGAATTGCCCCGACTTCCTGCGCGACACGGCCGAAAGCGGCGCGCGTGAAACGGAGGAACTGATCCAGCGCTGGCACAAGCACGCACGCTCGCTGTATGCCATCACGCCGCGCTTCGCCCCTACTTCGACCGAGGCGCAGATGCAGCTGGCCGGCGAGCTGGCGCGCAAGTACGCCGACACTTATCTGCAAACCCACGTTTCGGAAAACCAGGACGAGTGCAGCTGGGTCAAGAGCCTGTATCCGCAGGCGCGCAGCTACCTTGATGTATACGACCGCTACGGCATGCTGCGTCCGCGCGCCGTCTACGGCCACTGCATCTGGCTCGATGACGGCGACCGCGCGCGCATGGCCGACACCAAAGCCGCCGCCGCCGTCTGCCCGACCTCCAACCTCTTCCTGGGCAGCGGCCTGTTCGACTTCGAGTGCGCCGACCAGGCCGGCATGCTGATGTCGCTGGCCACCGACGTGGGCGCCGGTACTTCTTTCTCAATGTTGCAAACGATGAACGAAGCCTATAAAGTAGCGCGCTTGAAGGGCAGTTATCTGCCTGCCATGCGCATGTTCTACCTGGCGACTTTGGGCGCTGCGCGCAGCCTGCAGCTGGAAGGTACGATCGGCAGCCTGGCCGCCGGCAACGAGGCCGATTTCATCGTGCTCGATCCGGGCGCCACGCCGCTGCTGGAGCGCCGCCGCGCGACCTGCAACAGCCTGGAAGAACAATTGTTCGCGCTGGCCCTGCTGGGCGACGACCGCGCCATTGCGGCCACCTACGCCGCGGGCCGGCTGGTGCACGAGCGCAAGCAGGGCTGA
- the xdhB gene encoding xanthine dehydrogenase molybdopterin binding subunit has product MNYPGAPELKAAAWTAVGVSRPHESAELHVLGQATYTDDIPEVQGTLHAALGLSSKAHAKILDADLSAVRAAPGVVAVYTAADIPGTNDCGPIIHDDPILADGLVQYVGQPVFIVVADTHDNARRAARRAKIDYQELPAILTPQEAKAAQSYVLPPMQLQRGDAQAAFERAPHVVKGKLYVGGQEQFYLEGQIAYAIPKENKGMLVQCSTQHPSEMQHVVAHALGLHSHHVQVECRRMGGGFGGKESQSALWAAAAAISASKTKRPVKLRADRDDDMMVTGKRHCFYYEYEVGYDDSGKIVAAKVDMTSRAGFSADLSGPVATRAVCHFDNAYYLADVDIRAACGKTNTQSNTAFRGFGGPQGAIAIEYVIDEIARNLGRDAYDIRRLNFYGKTENNVTPYGQEIVDNIIDELCAELEESSGYRARRAAINAFNSGSTVLKKGLAFTPVKFGIAFNVTHLNQAGALVHVYVDGSVIVNHGGTEMGQGINTKVMQVVAHELGLDLEHVRASATDTSKVANTSATAASTGADLNGKAAQDAARQIRERLAEFAAKQYGGGAGDVRFFGNQVHANGQSVGFSELVQKAYLARVQLWSDGFYATPHLHWNPKTMNGHPFSYYAYGAAVAEVVVDTLTGEWKLLRADALYDAGQSLNPAIDIGQVEGAFIQGMGWLTTEELWWSPAGKLMTHAPSTYKIPGISDCPEDFRVRLFENRNVEDSIHRSKAVGEPPLLLPFSVFFAIRDAVSSVGGHKVNPPLNAPATSEEILRAIAAVEAAS; this is encoded by the coding sequence ATGAACTACCCTGGCGCCCCTGAACTGAAAGCCGCGGCGTGGACCGCCGTGGGCGTGTCGCGCCCGCACGAATCGGCTGAGTTGCATGTGCTCGGCCAAGCCACCTATACCGACGATATCCCGGAAGTGCAGGGCACCTTGCATGCTGCGCTAGGCCTGTCGTCCAAGGCGCATGCCAAGATTTTGGACGCCGACCTGTCCGCCGTGCGCGCCGCACCGGGCGTGGTGGCGGTGTACACGGCGGCCGATATTCCAGGCACGAACGACTGCGGCCCGATCATCCACGACGATCCCATCCTGGCCGATGGCCTGGTGCAGTATGTGGGCCAGCCTGTCTTCATCGTGGTGGCCGATACGCACGACAATGCGCGCCGTGCCGCGCGCCGCGCCAAGATCGATTACCAGGAATTGCCCGCCATCCTGACGCCGCAGGAAGCCAAGGCCGCGCAGTCCTATGTGCTGCCGCCGATGCAGCTGCAGCGCGGCGACGCCCAGGCCGCGTTCGAGCGCGCACCGCATGTGGTCAAGGGCAAGCTGTATGTGGGCGGCCAGGAGCAGTTTTACCTGGAAGGCCAGATCGCCTACGCCATTCCGAAAGAGAATAAGGGCATGCTGGTGCAGTGCTCGACCCAGCATCCGAGCGAGATGCAGCATGTGGTGGCGCATGCCCTGGGCTTGCATTCGCACCATGTGCAGGTCGAATGCCGCCGCATGGGCGGTGGCTTCGGCGGCAAGGAATCGCAGTCGGCCTTGTGGGCCGCGGCGGCAGCCATCTCCGCTTCGAAGACCAAGCGTCCGGTCAAGCTGCGCGCCGACCGCGACGACGATATGATGGTGACGGGCAAGCGCCACTGCTTCTACTACGAGTATGAAGTGGGCTACGACGACAGCGGCAAGATCGTCGCCGCCAAGGTCGATATGACTTCGCGCGCCGGCTTCTCGGCCGACCTGTCCGGTCCCGTCGCCACGCGCGCCGTCTGCCACTTCGACAATGCCTACTACCTGGCGGACGTGGATATCCGCGCCGCCTGCGGCAAGACCAATACCCAGTCCAACACGGCTTTCCGTGGCTTCGGCGGCCCGCAGGGCGCCATCGCCATCGAATATGTGATCGATGAAATCGCCCGCAATCTGGGCCGCGATGCCTACGATATCCGCCGCCTGAATTTCTACGGCAAGACGGAAAACAACGTCACGCCTTACGGCCAGGAGATCGTCGACAACATCATCGATGAGCTGTGCGCCGAGCTGGAAGAAAGCAGCGGGTACCGTGCGCGCCGCGCCGCCATCAATGCATTCAACAGCGGCAGCACGGTGCTGAAAAAAGGCCTGGCTTTCACCCCCGTCAAATTCGGCATCGCCTTCAATGTGACCCACCTGAATCAGGCCGGTGCGCTGGTGCATGTGTATGTGGACGGCTCGGTGATCGTCAACCACGGCGGCACCGAGATGGGGCAGGGCATCAACACCAAGGTGATGCAGGTGGTGGCGCACGAGCTGGGCCTCGACCTGGAGCATGTGCGCGCCAGCGCCACCGATACCAGCAAGGTGGCCAATACCTCGGCCACCGCCGCTTCCACCGGCGCCGACTTGAACGGCAAGGCGGCACAGGATGCGGCGCGCCAGATCCGCGAACGCCTGGCCGAATTTGCGGCGAAGCAGTATGGCGGCGGGGCCGGCGACGTACGCTTCTTCGGCAACCAGGTGCATGCCAATGGCCAGAGCGTGGGCTTCTCCGAGCTGGTGCAGAAGGCTTACCTGGCCCGCGTTCAGCTGTGGTCGGACGGCTTCTATGCCACGCCGCACCTGCACTGGAATCCGAAGACCATGAACGGCCACCCGTTCTCCTACTATGCTTACGGTGCTGCCGTGGCCGAAGTGGTGGTCGATACCCTGACCGGCGAATGGAAGCTGCTGCGCGCCGATGCGCTGTACGACGCGGGCCAGTCGCTGAATCCGGCCATCGATATCGGCCAGGTGGAGGGCGCTTTCATCCAGGGCATGGGCTGGCTCACCACTGAGGAATTATGGTGGAGCCCGGCGGGCAAGCTGATGACGCATGCGCCTTCGACGTACAAGATCCCCGGCATCTCCGATTGCCCGGAAGACTTCCGCGTGCGCCTGTTCGAGAACCGCAATGTGGAGGACAGCATCCACCGTTCCAAAGCCGTGGGCGAGCCGCCGCTGCTGCTGCCGTTCTCGGTCTTCTTCGCCATCCGCGACGCGGTGTCCAGCGTCGGCGGTCACAAGGTCAATCCGCCGCTGAACGCGCCCGCCACCAGCGAAGAAATCCTGCGCGCCATCGCGGCGGTCGAAGCGGCAAGCTAA
- a CDS encoding adenosine deaminase, whose protein sequence is MQKTVPNLMAALALASACAAPAVHAASNEDITKRHFAALVAGSQPKLAELTLFFTMMPKGGDLHHHYSGAIYAEQYLEWVDKQGFCVNKTSYQIETKKEVVEAERAKPAAQRTCVNSSELIADNATYRELLQRWSTKDFYNHGAVQPPPDRAFFDTFGYFGPVASTNTNEGLKTLKQRAIAENLSYIETIFELAPMTMNAQFDQAVQGADAAKLQAQMEAWLPQLEKDAGFKQAIQAYIANVQSSSAGVDDEHFTMRYQPYVLRFLSPSLVFSQMVGAFEAATLEKKIVGVNIVGAENFNVSMRDYSMHMQMFKFLKTKYPKVKVAQHAGELAMGMVPPEGLKFHIAEAVHVAGANRIGHGMDIAHENNALSVMRTMRERGIPVEVNLTSNEFILGIKGEAHPINLYRKQGVPFVISTDDAGVTRHTLSNEYVLFASRYQTDYAEVKKLSYDSLRYAFLDEGEKQRLLKQLDARFAKFEADIAASQRKAGK, encoded by the coding sequence ATGCAGAAAACCGTCCCGAACCTGATGGCCGCGCTGGCCCTGGCATCCGCCTGTGCCGCGCCCGCCGTCCACGCCGCCAGCAACGAAGACATCACCAAGCGCCACTTCGCCGCGCTGGTGGCGGGCAGCCAGCCCAAGCTGGCCGAGCTGACCCTGTTCTTCACCATGATGCCCAAGGGCGGCGATCTGCATCACCACTATTCGGGCGCCATCTACGCCGAACAGTATCTGGAGTGGGTCGACAAGCAAGGTTTCTGCGTCAACAAAACCAGCTATCAGATCGAAACCAAGAAAGAGGTGGTCGAGGCGGAGCGCGCCAAACCGGCTGCCCAGCGTACTTGCGTCAACTCCTCGGAGCTGATCGCCGATAACGCCACTTACCGTGAGTTGCTGCAGCGCTGGTCGACCAAGGACTTCTACAACCACGGTGCGGTGCAGCCGCCGCCGGACCGCGCCTTCTTCGACACCTTCGGCTACTTCGGCCCGGTCGCTTCGACGAATACGAACGAGGGTTTGAAAACCCTGAAACAGCGCGCAATTGCCGAGAACCTGAGCTATATCGAAACTATCTTCGAGCTGGCGCCCATGACCATGAACGCCCAGTTCGATCAGGCCGTGCAGGGCGCGGACGCGGCCAAGCTGCAGGCGCAGATGGAAGCCTGGCTGCCGCAGCTGGAAAAGGATGCCGGCTTCAAACAAGCCATCCAGGCTTACATCGCCAATGTGCAAAGCAGCAGCGCCGGTGTCGATGACGAGCACTTCACCATGCGCTACCAGCCCTATGTGCTGCGCTTCCTTTCGCCTTCGCTGGTGTTCTCGCAAATGGTCGGCGCTTTCGAAGCGGCCACGCTGGAAAAGAAAATCGTCGGCGTGAACATCGTCGGCGCGGAGAACTTCAATGTCTCCATGCGCGACTACAGCATGCATATGCAGATGTTCAAGTTCCTGAAGACGAAATATCCGAAGGTCAAGGTTGCCCAGCATGCAGGCGAGCTGGCCATGGGCATGGTGCCGCCGGAAGGCTTGAAGTTCCACATTGCCGAAGCGGTGCATGTGGCGGGCGCCAACCGCATCGGCCACGGCATGGACATCGCGCATGAAAATAATGCATTGTCGGTGATGCGGACCATGCGCGAGCGCGGCATTCCGGTCGAGGTGAATTTGACCAGCAACGAGTTCATCCTCGGCATCAAGGGTGAAGCCCACCCGATCAATCTCTACCGTAAGCAGGGCGTTCCCTTCGTGATCTCGACCGATGACGCCGGCGTCACGCGCCACACGCTGTCGAACGAGTACGTGCTGTTCGCCAGCCGCTATCAGACCGACTATGCGGAAGTCAAGAAACTCTCGTACGACAGTCTGCGTTATGCCTTCCTCGACGAGGGCGAGAAGCAGCGCCTGCTCAAGCAGCTTGATGCGCGTTTCGCCAAATTCGAAGCAGATATCGCCGCATCCCAGCGCAAAGCGGGCAAGTAA
- the xdhA gene encoding xanthine dehydrogenase small subunit — translation MSDSIRFYYRGNVHEVRDAAPTQTVLQHLREDLHCTGTKEGCAEGDCGACTVVVGSLVNGQLELKAVNSCIQLTPTLDGKALFTVEDLQQADGALHPVQQALVECHGSQCGFCTPGFAMSLWGMYLKQDGRRAERKQIDDCLSGNLCRCTGYRPIIEAAQRMSELPKVEFDRVALVQQLAALKRDKLAVYSARGQAFMAPRTLDELVALRAANPSAVLLAGSTDVGLWITKQMRELGDIIYLGHVDALKNVRSVDGKLEIGAGVSLNDAYEALCQHYPKELSEMWQRFASLPIRNAGTLGGNVANGSPIGDSMPWLIALGTEIVLRGQAGERVLALEDFYLDYMKKDLQPGEFVQAVRVPLPRAGVQFRTYKLAKRFDQDISAVCAAFAFTLDGDTVAEARIAFGGMAATPKRAAQAEALLKGRRWDESAVQDAMQALARDYAPLSDMRASSEYRMKTAQNLLRRYWLETRSDAPLAAEAVNAFACRA, via the coding sequence ATGTCTGATTCAATTCGTTTTTACTACCGCGGGAACGTGCACGAAGTGCGCGACGCCGCCCCGACGCAGACGGTGTTGCAGCACCTGCGCGAGGACTTGCACTGCACCGGCACCAAGGAAGGTTGCGCCGAGGGCGACTGCGGCGCCTGTACCGTCGTGGTCGGCAGCCTGGTCAACGGCCAGCTGGAACTGAAGGCCGTCAATTCCTGCATCCAGCTCACGCCCACGCTGGACGGCAAAGCCCTGTTCACCGTGGAAGACTTGCAGCAGGCCGATGGCGCCCTGCATCCGGTGCAGCAGGCTTTGGTCGAATGCCACGGCTCCCAATGCGGTTTCTGTACCCCCGGCTTCGCCATGTCGCTGTGGGGCATGTATCTGAAGCAGGATGGCCGGCGCGCCGAGCGCAAGCAGATCGACGACTGCCTGTCCGGCAATCTGTGCCGCTGCACCGGCTACCGTCCCATCATCGAGGCGGCCCAGCGCATGAGCGAGTTGCCCAAGGTCGAATTCGACCGTGTTGCCCTGGTCCAGCAGTTGGCAGCGCTGAAGCGCGACAAGCTCGCCGTCTACAGCGCGCGCGGCCAGGCCTTCATGGCGCCGCGCACGCTGGATGAGCTGGTGGCGCTGCGTGCCGCCAATCCATCGGCCGTGCTGCTGGCCGGCTCCACCGACGTCGGCCTGTGGATCACCAAGCAGATGCGCGAACTGGGCGACATCATCTATCTGGGCCACGTCGATGCGCTGAAAAATGTGCGCAGCGTGGACGGCAAGCTGGAAATCGGCGCCGGCGTCTCGCTCAACGATGCTTACGAAGCCCTGTGCCAGCACTATCCGAAAGAGCTGTCGGAAATGTGGCAGCGCTTCGCCTCCCTGCCGATCCGCAATGCGGGCACGCTGGGCGGCAATGTCGCCAACGGCTCGCCGATCGGCGACTCCATGCCGTGGCTGATCGCGCTCGGCACCGAGATCGTGCTGCGTGGCCAGGCCGGCGAGCGCGTGCTGGCGCTGGAAGATTTCTACCTCGACTATATGAAGAAGGATTTGCAGCCGGGCGAATTCGTGCAGGCCGTACGCGTGCCGCTGCCGCGCGCCGGCGTGCAATTCCGCACCTACAAGCTGGCCAAGCGCTTCGACCAGGATATCTCCGCCGTCTGCGCCGCCTTCGCCTTCACGCTCGACGGCGATACCGTGGCCGAGGCCCGCATCGCGTTCGGCGGCATGGCTGCCACGCCCAAGCGCGCCGCGCAGGCCGAAGCCCTGCTCAAGGGCCGCCGCTGGGATGAGTCGGCCGTGCAGGACGCCATGCAGGCCTTGGCGCGCGACTACGCGCCGCTGAGCGATATGCGCGCTTCCAGCGAGTACCGCATGAAGACCGCGCAGAACCTGCTGCGCCGCTACTGGCTTGAAACACGCAGCGATGCGCCATTGGCGGCCGAAGCCGTCAACGCCTTCGCCTGCCGCGCCTGA
- the puuE gene encoding allantoinase PuuE, whose protein sequence is MDTYQNYPRDLIGYGRTPPHPQWPGQARVALQFVLNYEEGGENNVLHGDAASETFLSEIIGAAAFPARHMSMESIYEYGSRAGLWRLLRMFEERKLPLTIFGVAMALKRHPEAVAAFQELGHEIACHGLRWISYQNMDEASERAHMEEAVAIIRELTGSAPQGWYTGRDSPNTRRLVVEHGGFRYDADYYGDDLPFWQNVECRDANGVPAIKPQLIVPYTLDTNDMRFAAMQGFNSGTQFFDYLKDAFDVLYKEGDPNGLNQPKMLSIGLHCRLVGRPARAAALARFLDYVQGHEGVWITRRIDIAEHWHRHHPAPAM, encoded by the coding sequence ATGGACACTTATCAAAATTATCCCCGCGATCTGATCGGCTACGGCCGTACGCCGCCCCATCCGCAATGGCCGGGCCAGGCCCGCGTCGCGCTGCAATTCGTGTTGAACTACGAGGAGGGCGGCGAGAACAATGTGCTGCACGGCGATGCGGCCTCGGAAACCTTCCTGTCCGAGATCATCGGCGCGGCCGCTTTCCCGGCCCGCCACATGAGCATGGAGTCGATTTATGAATATGGCTCGCGTGCCGGGCTGTGGCGCCTGTTGCGCATGTTCGAAGAGCGCAAGCTGCCGCTGACCATCTTCGGCGTGGCGATGGCGCTCAAACGCCATCCGGAGGCGGTGGCTGCTTTCCAGGAGCTGGGCCACGAAATCGCCTGCCACGGCCTGCGCTGGATTTCGTATCAGAACATGGACGAGGCCAGCGAGCGCGCGCATATGGAAGAAGCGGTCGCCATCATCCGCGAGCTGACCGGCAGCGCGCCGCAGGGCTGGTACACCGGCCGCGATTCGCCCAATACGCGCCGCCTGGTGGTCGAGCACGGCGGTTTCCGCTACGACGCCGATTACTATGGCGATGACTTGCCTTTCTGGCAAAACGTCGAATGCCGCGACGCCAACGGCGTGCCCGCCATCAAGCCGCAATTGATCGTGCCTTATACGCTGGACACCAACGATATGCGCTTTGCCGCCATGCAAGGCTTCAACTCCGGTACGCAATTCTTCGATTACCTGAAGGATGCTTTCGACGTACTCTATAAGGAGGGCGACCCGAATGGCCTGAATCAGCCAAAGATGCTGTCCATCGGCCTGCACTGCCGTCTGGTGGGGCGCCCGGCGCGGGCCGCCGCGCTGGCGCGCTTCCTCGACTATGTGCAGGGCCATGAGGGCGTGTGGATCACGCGCCGCATCGATATCGCCGAGCACTGGCACCGCCACCACCCTGCGCCTGCCATGTGA